TGAGTGAACCGAGACAGTATACAACCAAATGACTCAAGTAAAATCCATGTGACTATACCAACTGATGTGCCCTCCCTAACTGAATCCCAAATTTGATCGTCAGGAACTAAAAAACGCAGCCGAGAATTGAATGAGTTTCGCTCGAGTTGTTACTTAGGAGCGAAAAACGTGCTGTAATATTATAACACCTCTCAGGCATCTTATGTAACAACATTTTGGCTTCGGTACGTTTATTCATAAGAAAATGTAGCACAGGGCAGACACTGATCCAACATATCCATCCAACTCTCTTTCAGACAAAAGCATAAAAATAGTAGTACCATACATTCTATCATAATGAACCAACTACACTAGCCGGCTGACAAGAACATACTACCCTACATCAGGGAACTCTATCGGCTATTCATTTCTCAAATTGCGTCAGCATCTCCTGGGCAGCCTGACGCCAAACATTGTAGAGCTCATCTGAAAACAGAACAAAGTGCACCTGCAAATATAATACATTCCAGTTACCGAGTGATTACATGTTTAATCAGGTTGATGACAACACagaaacaggaaaaaaaatgagatcAACTTTCATGTTTCCAAACTGGTCTAACCAATGGTGcccaaataaaacaaatcatCCCTATGCTTTGCAAGTATCATGAGtctctttcctcttttttctttttgagaggTATCATACAGCAAAGGCTAATTACTTTTCATATAGGTGAACAATTTATTTATGGGGTATATTAATCCTATCTATTGATGTAAAAATAGCATTTGACTACTAATACCACAGCAACATTGCAGTACAGTACTATACACTTAATGATTTAAAGGCAGAGCTGCTTCTAACCTCTTTAATATCCCCAGAAAATTGTTGAGCAGTTGAAACAGCTATTTTTGATGCTTCCTCTAGAGGGTAACTGCATGACCAGAGCATGTTAAACTTAACAAATTAGATAGTCCAAAGAATATATTGCACATAAAGAAGCATGAATGAAGCTGGCACAAGGTATATACCGAAAAACACCACATGATATAGCAGGGAAGGCAATGTACTGAATGCCATTCTCTTTAGCAAGCTTCAAGCTATTTCTGCAAATTAGAAATGCAGATAAGGGTAGTTTCCCTGATTCAGCAGCTAGAACAGTCTTTTCTAATAATATAAGAATTTAAAAGGGGGACTTACGCGTAAGCATTCTTTAAAGACACCTCAGGCTGTCTGTCCATATCATATATGGGTCCAACTGTGTGTATCACACTGGAAACGGGAAGCTTGAAAGCTCTGTTCACAATTAATATACAGGCAAAAGGATATGAAGTGTTAAGAAGAGAGCATTCTGATGGTATTAAAATGGATTGAAGTACTTACGGAGTAATTCTAGCTTCTCCAGTCGGGCAACGAACTCCAGGTTCTACCTCTGGAACTTTACGGCATGCTTCAACAAGTTGTGGTCCAGCAGCTCGATGTATAGCTGACATAAGGATTTCATGTTAGTATGAGATAGTCCACCAATGATTACTAAATTATGGCAGTTCACAAAAGATGCAAGTACCTCCATCAACACCTCCACCTCCTAGCATTCGTTCATTAGCAGCATTAACCTACCAAAATAAATCCTGCTTATATTTTTCACTTCCGAATAAAGAGATTATTAATTTATTATCTACATCATTATTGAGTGCAAAAATTATTGCTTTAAGAACGTTGAGAAATATATTTCCAAAAAGTAAAACAAGAGGCTAAAATACAAATCAGCATAATCAAAACTACATAAATGTCAGAACATGCATCAAAGTAACAGAAAATCCAATATTAACTAGCCCTCATAATAGATCATAGCATACACACTTGAAAACGCTTAAGTTCAAGGTTAAAATATGGGCTCATGATACCATATTTGATCAGCTTATGTCTTGTTGTTTACATGTTTTCGGGTCCAGAAATTTCCTGACGGTTTATTTTGGCTTTGGAGGCCGAACTCCATTTGTATTCCATCCAGACAAGCTCATAGCCACAGGGGAACTTGATCTGGACTCTTTGAGCTACGCTTTAAGGGGTGATGGTCCAATCCAACAGATTGAGAAAAATAGACCTACAGTGTTCTCTACTCATTACTTCAGAAGCTATTTTAGCAAGGAAATGCATTACAGACCATAATCCATGCACCAAGTTAGTATGAAGCAATAGGCCTTTACACAGTTTGGTTTCAAACTGCCAAAACCGTCAGGCCGGCCCGCACGGAACCAGGGCGATTTAATGCGGGTTATCAGTTTTCCGGGTTCAACCAGCGAGGATGAGAACTGGGTCAGGCCACACAGTTAGAACCAGCGAAAATGCAAAACCTGTTTAAGTCCCTAATACCCATCATCTGTCAGGTTGTGGCTGCGGCGCCTCAGCATGAGGGCATGCCTGAAGTGCCGCACGAGGATGGAAGGTGCCGGTTGTGGCAAGGGTGCGGATTAACTGGACTGCCTCCCTGCCCATGGCATCAGGTTCCATGCCTCTCCCTCCCTTAATTGTTGCTTCCTGCTGACCTTGGTAGCCAGGAAGAAGGAGCTGCGGCTATGGGGAATCCTTGACTGCTCTGCATTCAAATTCTTGCTTCTCTGCAATGGAATTCCAactgttgtactccctccgtcccgaaataagtgacgtggacttgtatagattcttatacaagtCCACGTCACTTactttgggacggagggagtagattataTGCTTTGAGTTCTCGATAATTGTTACCTTCCCCTGCCTCACCCCCTGC
This is a stretch of genomic DNA from Brachypodium distachyon strain Bd21 chromosome 1, Brachypodium_distachyon_v3.0, whole genome shotgun sequence. It encodes these proteins:
- the LOC100824222 gene encoding uncharacterized protein LOC100824222; translated protein: MSRAATRLFLTPSLLPIPLPKWLQRRRRASICTTRRSFAMAASGFGDGEAFRLSAAAGAGVLKLHKGDITLWSVDGATDAIVNAANERMLGGGGVDGAIHRAAGPQLVEACRKVPEVEPGVRCPTGEARITPAFKLPVSSVIHTVGPIYDMDRQPEVSLKNAYANSLKLAKENGIQYIAFPAISCGVFRYPLEEASKIAVSTAQQFSGDIKEVHFVLFSDELYNVWRQAAQEMLTQFEK